The sequence GGGTAACAGCTTTCCGTAAGTATATATATTGTCAATCATCCAATTAGTTATATGAGTAAACTCCCCCTTTCTTATTTTTGAACTAATATCAGGAATGTCGATTTTTACCTTCTCCGTTAATTGAGCTGCATATATATTACCCAGAGCATAGGTTGGGAAATAACCAAAATAGCCCTTAGCCCAATGAATATCTTGAAGTATGCCCTCCCCATCATCTTTTGGCAAAAAACCAAGATACTCTTTTGTTTTTTCACTCCACGCCTTTGGTAGGTCATCGACCTCTAATTCACCTGCAATTAACGATTTCTCCAATTCATATCTCACAATAATATGAAGATTATATGATAACTCATCGGAGGATGTTCGTATTTTAGAATTATCTAATTTGTTTACATCAAGGTAAATTTCTTCTGGTGATATGCCTTTCATTTGACTGGGAAAATCATTTGATAGTTCCTGTTTAAAATAATACCAAAAGTCTAAACTCCTACCCACAATGTTTTCCCAAAACCTTGATTGAGATTCATGAACACCATGGGATGCTCCTACAAATAAAGGTGTATTTTCAAGTTCCCGTCCTATATTTTGGTTATATAAGCCATGACCACCTTCATGTAAGGCTGCAAATAATGCACCTTTAAATTTCAATGGATGAAACTTATTTATAGTTAATCGCACGTCACCACTGTTTAATCTCAAGGCAAATGGATGTGGACTATGATCTAATCTTCCCTTACTCATACAAAACCCCATATTATTGAGTAACTTTAAAATGACGTTCTCTTGTTTTGTAACGTCAAACTCTTGAGTAAATATACTATTTTTTGCCTTAGTTGGGTACTCAGAAATTTTTACATTGTCTAAAATTCCCATGATATTTTCTTTTAATGAGTAAAAAATCTTATCCAGTTTCTCTACAGTCATACCTGGCTCATACTCATCTAATAAAAAATTGTAGGGATGCCCTTTATAGCCTGAGGTTTTGACTACTTGTCTTTTGAATTCCACTATTTTCTTTAAGTAGGGCTTTAGTAGAGAAAAATCCTTTTTGAACTTCGCATTTTTCCAAACCGACTGAGCCTGTGTCCTAATATTAATATAATCCCTATAACTCTCTGGTGATATAGACATTAACCGCAAATAATTCTTATTATCTTCTTCCAAAGACCTTTTTAAAATAAAGTTCAGATGCTTCATGTTATCTGGTTTACTAAGCTCAAAAAGAATGTCTCCCATTTCATCTGAAGTTGATAACTTGTATTGTTCAGATGAAAGTGTGGAGATAACTTCGGATCTTACACCTATGGCTTTTGGGGGAGCTCCCGTACTAAGATCCCAATTCAGCAATCTAGCTGCTTCATCTAGATGACTAATTCTTTTATTTAATTGCTTATAATACGCAATTTTTTGTTGTAATTGAATATGTATATAGACCCCTCCCTTTTCTAAAATACTGATACTAACATTACCTAATACTCTTCTCGACATTCAAAACATTGTATCATGCAACTATTTTGGAATATTTTACTGGCAACAGCTATGTTCCTCATTAGTACATTCACAATCCCTCATTGTTTTCTTTGAGCTACAACAATTCTGCTTGTTCTGTTCCCTTTCACAGCAATCTGAGTCTTCCCCCTTAGCAATCTTAAAAAGGTCTTTCAATGTTAATTTCTTGTTCATTTTAAAATCCTCCTTAGTTTCAACAGCTAATATTTGAGCTACTTGTTATTTTAATTGTATACTACAATCATTGTATTTTTCAATCATAATTTTATAAAACTCATAAAATCATCTTAATTAATCCAACACCTTAGATGTTATTTCGATTTTCTGTATCATTTTTCAATTTAACCACTTCTCATCTTACAAAAGGAGACACCTGAAACGTCAGACTGTCTCCTTAACAAAAAACCTAAGCTTCTCAGCTTAGGTTTTTTGTTTTTATTGGTTTTTAACTTCTCTCCAAACTCTACTGTATACATCTAAAAATGTCCCAAGATCTATAAAGATTTCAGCTTTATCTATTACTTCATCACTTGGGTATAGTACTTCATTATTCTGAGTTTCTTCATCTAATAATCCT comes from Alkalicella caledoniensis and encodes:
- a CDS encoding carboxypeptidase M32, yielding MSRRVLGNVSISILEKGGVYIHIQLQQKIAYYKQLNKRISHLDEAARLLNWDLSTGAPPKAIGVRSEVISTLSSEQYKLSTSDEMGDILFELSKPDNMKHLNFILKRSLEEDNKNYLRLMSISPESYRDYINIRTQAQSVWKNAKFKKDFSLLKPYLKKIVEFKRQVVKTSGYKGHPYNFLLDEYEPGMTVEKLDKIFYSLKENIMGILDNVKISEYPTKAKNSIFTQEFDVTKQENVILKLLNNMGFCMSKGRLDHSPHPFALRLNSGDVRLTINKFHPLKFKGALFAALHEGGHGLYNQNIGRELENTPLFVGASHGVHESQSRFWENIVGRSLDFWYYFKQELSNDFPSQMKGISPEEIYLDVNKLDNSKIRTSSDELSYNLHIIVRYELEKSLIAGELEVDDLPKAWSEKTKEYLGFLPKDDGEGILQDIHWAKGYFGYFPTYALGNIYAAQLTEKVKIDIPDISSKIRKGEFTHITNWMIDNIYTYGKLLPPGELIKEVTGEEVNVKAFTNYLANKYSEIF